CATTTGTTACATGGTTCAACAAAACATTTACTTAGCAACCTTTAATGAAGGCACATTAATTTGTGGAAATATAGGTAAAGTTACAACAATTGTTTGGAGGTCTTGGAAAAGTATTTAACACACTTTACTTGTTGGAAATTGGCTCATTGATGGATTCATATCAGCATTGATGATTGGTAGTACTTGTGGCTTCAATTGGAGTGAAGTTCTTAGCTAGTTAGATGATGTTCAGGGTCACAGCAGCAGTATAATGAGTATTGACATGATGGATGGATATGACAGTGCAAAGATTTGCGATCCTGGTATTGACATGTGTGGTGTATTTCTTCAGTGGATCCATGATGAGTTGTTTCACTTTGGGTATAAAAATGTTTATATCAGAGTAGCGCAGTGGTTGGGTGAAGCAACGTTTATCAGATTGATATGGGATCCAGTGAATTGGTTTTCAGCATGTAGGTtcagattgcttgagggcaagcaatatTCGGGAAgggaagattgtaatgtccccttttctaggtgacatgagatgagcaagggttgacctaccattcgagttcctgtaggtcaatgacatggttaggggactcattctgagggtcatggagctttgcaggggctctgtgagccattttaatttggaccttcagacgacagttcctattttttagggagaactggcagttgactgaatgaccacctgggggaccaaggagtagagcaggatccttttgagttGTTACaagtgtttggagagaggttcctactttttagggcgattccctactttttaggaggttgtggcagtttccatatttgaggttccacgagaccataccatggtttcagtttcagaaagattgggtgtgtttcctagtttctaggagtatccctagattttagggatgggactgctagttggcccatcttgtctggcatcagtcacagacaggtgacgaagtcaaattcatgtttggttggttattttgggttattattggatctatggaaatattttaatatatttaaatatttcctaagttagcgattaaataaattaaaataaggctatgtatatagccattttggagtaataaggggtttttggcttcatctggtttgatatgcctatgtgttatagctcgttggaaaggtcttgaactttgctacatgattctcacctcctagagtctttttggatgcttgaagctatttattcgcaataaagtgatatttttctatagtttgatgccataattgggaaagtgtcactttaattataaagcgcaagctttattattctttagggttcgacttgaaaagggaaaggagttataaggagatgaaaacctaattgatagcatctttgatcattttgaaacttgcgaatttgggaattgctctggaagagtgattttggtctagGACGTAAACCCCAAGTCTGAACTTGCTGGGATgtagccctcagcaggagttgacagtggatttatccaggattgcacagagattgtagaagacacatcttcttggacTGAAGATTCAGcatgcatattgggggtttcaacagggcggctggtctatttcagctggcacgtgatttgcagcagcttccacgcctcctttgcaaccacaccttgtttgtatgttggcttgaagggttgtattcagcttatttggtcttccttgttcgttgccaataatattcctccatctggcatcaatccagattgagaacagctccaaataaatgtatggattcttgctgaatacaaaactaggttatttgcttggtatgatttgcagtattttcagattgcttaagtgttcttacatatgaacattgtttactattttatttcatagttgttgctatttatcaattactttacttctaacatcaaaacccaaaaaaaaaaaattcctttctgcaacttctgtctattctataagatcacgggaaaattacaaaaatatagtatgtttaattaagaatttacagcagcaacaacaaaaggatccatttgggatctttcaatGAAGCAGGAGTTGGTGTACTTAGGttttgtcatctctaagggtgacttgaagatggatttTTCCAAGGTAGAGGCAATTTTgaactggcctacacctaagacagcaggagaggtaagaagttttcatggtttggcaacgttttataggaaattcattaggaattatagtgatatttgtgcacctatgttagaaaccatcaagggtggtggtaaggtgaagtttgtgtggaccaaagaagcaaatgagagttttgagtgtttaaaacagAGAGTTGCCAAGTACCTAGTCCTATTATTACCTGATTtcagtaaggtcttcaccattgaatgtgatgcaagtgggttGGCTATAGGAgcggtattgagccaagaggggagatcggtggccttttttagtgaaaaactaaatgaagcaaagaggaagtattcctcatatgatttagagttgtatgccatggtacaagctctaaaaaagtggaggcattacttgcttcctaaggagtttattgtgtatactgacaatcatgctcttagttttttgaatggacaggagaagctcagtcataggcatatgaaatgggttgaaagtcttcaagcatacaccttcatcatcaagcataagaaaggggtagccaataaggttCCAGATGCTCTAAGTACGAGGGTGTTGATAGTGCAAGAAATGTAGTTGTAGAGCatgggtgttgaagcactcaaagTATTGTATGAGGAGGACCAAGATTTCAAAGAGGTATATAAGGTATGCAATGAGTTTGCAAATGcttttcatggagaattttttgactacaccttgcaggatggtcttttgttcaaggggTGTCAATTATGTATCCCGAGGTGTTCATtgagggataatgtagtaaaggagaaacatGGTGGTGGTTTAGGTCACTTTGGGCTAAGTAAGACcttggacctagttaggagattttacttttggccaaGGATGCAAACTGATATCAaaaagtttgtggagagttgtactATGTGTCAGAGAgcaaagggggtctcaaccaatgtagggttgtaccaacctttgcctataccaagtagaccatgggaaagtttgagtatggactttgtgatgggattaaccaagacaaagacaggtcatgacagtgtgtttgttgtggtagacaggttcaacaagatggcttactttattccttgtaaaaccacaaattatgctagctatattgcaggattgtttttcagagagattgttagaattcatgggttgcctttgagtattgCATCTGACAGGGACATCAAGTTTGTGgggcatttttggagaaccttgtggaagagattaggtacaaatttgtcttttagctcaacctatcaccctcagactgatggccaaactgaggttgtgaataggtcattgggacATCTTCTTAGATGCTTGACAAAGGAGCATGgaagtagttgggatgtggtgatacctcaggcagagtatgcctataatgattcaacaaaCAGAAGTACAAGTCTGAGTCCTTTTGAaattgtgtatggtagtcatccaagaggagtttttgaattgagagatgttCAGGGGTTGGACAAGCAGAGTGGACATGTTGATGAATTTGCAAAGGCTATGAAAGAAGTGCACCAACAAGTCAAAGATACCCTACACGGGAACAGTCAAAAGATTAAGGCAAgagtggatcagagaaggagagatgtgcaataccaagtgggtgacatggtcatggttcatcttagcaaggacatgttgcccaagggaagccatagcaagttgatgatgagaaggattggaccttgtaaaattttggagaaatatggtcctaatgcttacaaaattgaactccttgatgatattgctatttcacctatatttagtgtttttgatctaacattgtataggagtccTACTATAGGAGAAAGTGCAGGTGCATCTGTTCAGGAAGGTGAAGAATGGATAAAGCACTTACCACCTAAGGAGCTGCGtaagatggagtgcattttggatagtagggAAGCCAAGAAGACAACGCACAAGACTTACTTTGAGCACTTGGTTAAATGACAGGGCCTTCCTAACTCAGAAGCTACATGGATGCtggaggaagatatcaaaaagcagggtggtgatttgcagaagttggtctctaagaggacttgagacaaatttcacccgaggagtatggtgcaggcaaagaaacgggactcggactcggcaaggccgactcggacttggactcgggactcggcgtcagactcggctccaaaCTCGGCTGGACtcaggaaagtgaaaaactcaagaaattcagagatttttaaagatttaaaacttgtttcagacaccctttattgaatacaccttaaagacacaaaaacatcattaaaatcggctcatttgattacatacacaagtatacatcaatcacataagcataaacgcaaattgtagctgaagaaaataacaaacatagatatataaatattgtcaaatgtatacaatattgcaaaactcatggaataaaaaatccatgtcatcatcaaatgtttcatacaaataccaaaggtaaatagtaaatactaaatacaactacgagtgtacaagcctatggcttaGAGGGTCGTGCACCCTCTTgccctggccccctgcgaaggcgtttaaagtaggtcctggatgattcagcagccatagtcgctccccgtgacaccatgccatgctcaccaacatcaggaacggctgtgtcatgctcaccaacatcaggaatagctgtgtcactctgagtctcagtatttcctgtctctgctcgtgctctctgctcctcctctgccatggctatagcctcagcctctatatctacctagtcgatccaatcaatgtcatcatcactaaatacagtTGTAGGAATCCCAGGAGTTGTCTGactctcattggcccactctgcttcaagatcaacctcatctagaacgataggagacatgtcaactgttgcattctttctcattctcaggcggaggttgtagtgaacaaagacgagatcattcatcttctccacagataatctattgcgcctcttggagtgtatgtgctcaaacatactccaattgcactcacaacctgatgcgctgcatggttggctcaagatgcgaatggccaacttctgaacatttggtgtctctaggccaaaaaagttccaccaatgatctgagtttgaaatgagaaaaataaataaaatcagtctcactcatgaactcatttaacaagttacaatatagtattgaataaaactaaaattaagcctaacaatttatttttacctggcatcatagttgtcctaccgtctttggTGACAGGAcaagagaaggtctccccttgtgcatctaagaacatctgtagctctcgaaaaaggtctatctgagaagtaccaaCAAGtaccatcttctccatgattgcatatagcccattaaggacctccacatcagccttgaaagaagagATAAAACGGAATGCcagattcagataataggctgccgcatggatgggcctatgaagctgatgatgccatctcctatcaatgatctcccaaatggaaCCATACTTGCTCTCATTTGCTCCATAGACGAATCTGATGCCTCCTtcaccctatccatgccctcatatatatagcccattgcgggcttatctccatccgcaactcgcaacaaaaccaccaagggcttaacaaactgcaaaattgaaaatattgtgtaatttagaaaaatgaacaaataagagaatacatataataagttataaaacatgaagttaaattgtagaatttataaaaaaattaccttcactatctcatcacaagggacccaaaagcctttcctatcaaaaatgcagtctgccatctctatccctgcgggggtggtagcataggatgaggaagaccactcctcaccaacaatcatacgtctcaaggcagacttagacctaagcatggactgcaatgtgaggaagtttgtggcaaatcttgtgattcctagacaatgcaactccttctgctctgtgtattgtctcataagagccaacacccatgaatgattatatacaaatttgcaaacatttcttgccctttctacacatctcttgacccgtgggatttttccaatatcctccaacatgaggtcaatgcaatgagcaacACATGGAGTcgaaactatagatgggtgcctctccatcaatagtctacctgcagcaacatgttttgttgcattgtaaattgtaattaatggaggtacaaactacaagatagtaattaatttgcaaacaaaattagtttgtaatcaaaagtttacccgcagcaacataatttgctgcattgtcggtcaccacttgtaccacgttctcctcacccacatcttcaatcacctcctctatctgctcacataggtaggtggcattcttgcaatgggcggaggcatcaatagacttgatgaaaatggtgccccctaaaataaaaaaataaagctaggtcaatgatcattcaataaaccattagataaaaaataaaaaattaaagactatatgaaactaaaattaatcaatcacctacggaagaaacaagaaaattaaggagagttccatttc
This genomic stretch from Cryptomeria japonica chromosome 8, Sugi_1.0, whole genome shotgun sequence harbors:
- the LOC131028553 gene encoding uncharacterized protein LOC131028553, with the protein product MEKMVLVGTSQIDLFRELQMFLDAQGETFSCPVTKDGRTTMMPDHWWNFFGLETPNVQKLAIRILSQPCSASGCECNWSMFEHIHSKRRNRLSVEKMNDLVFVHYNLRLRMRKNATVDMSPIVLDEVDLEAEWANESQTTPGIPTTVFSDDDIDWID